From the genome of Lolium rigidum isolate FL_2022 unplaced genomic scaffold, APGP_CSIRO_Lrig_0.1 contig_54914_1, whole genome shotgun sequence, one region includes:
- the LOC124681749 gene encoding 30S ribosomal protein S1, chloroplastic-like — translation MASLVQHVAGLACPPLSGASRRPGASLRPSALVCGTYVMSKDDKERERMRTLFDEASERCRTAPMEGIAFSPEDLESAVETTDVDTEIGSLIKGTVFMTTSNGAFIDIQSKATAFLPIEEACLLDIDHIEEAGIRPGLVEQFMIIDENPNDETLILSLQSIQQDLAWERCRQLQAEDVVITGKVIGGNKGGVVALVEGLKAFVPFSQVSSKTTADELLDKEIPLKFVEVDEEQARLVLSNRKAMADSQAQLGIGSVVLGTVESLKPYGAFIDIGGINGLLHVSQISHDRVADISTVLQPGDTLKVMILSHDRERGRVSLSTKKLEPTPGDMIRNPKLVFEKADEMAQIFRQRIAQAEAMARADMLRFQPESGLSLSSEGILGPLSSDEGQSSDE, via the exons ATGGCGTCCTTGGTCCAGCACGTCGCGGGGCTCGCGTGCCCGCCGCTCTCCGGCGCGTCGCGCCGCCCCGGAGCGTCACTGAGGCCGTCCGCGCTGGTCTGCGGGACGTACGTGATGAGCAAGGACGACAAGGAGCGGGAGCGGATGCGCACGCTCTTCGACGAGGCCTCCGAGCGCTGCCGCACCGCGCCCATGGAGGGCATCGCCTTCTCCCCCGAGGACCTCGAGTCCGCCGTCGAGACCACCGACGTCGAcaccgaaatcggctcactc ATTAAAGGAACAGTATTCATGACTACTTCAAATGGCGCATTTATTGACATCCAATCAAAGGCTACTGCTTTCTTGCCTATAGAGGAGGCATGCCTTCTTGATATTGACCATATTGAAGAGGCAGGCATCCGGCCGGGTTTAGTGGAGCAGTTCATGATAATCGATGAGAACCCCAATGATGAAACTTTGATTCTTAGCTTACAATCAATtcaacaagaccttgcttgggaaAGGTGTAGGCAGCTTCAGGCAGAAGATGTTGTTATCACCGGTAAA GTAATTGGTGGCAACAAAGGAGGTGTGGTGGCTCTCGTGGAGGGCCTTAAGGCATTTGTTCCATTTTCACAAGTGTCATCG AAAACAACTGCTGACGAGTTGCTTGACAAAGAAATACCTCTGAAATTCGTGGAGGTCGATGAGGAACAAGCCAGACTTGTCCTCAGTAATCGCAAGGCAATGGCAGACAGCCAAGCCCAGCTTGGTATTGGTTCAGTTGTTTTGGGAACTGTGGAGAGCCTAAAGCCGTACGGTGCCTTTATTGATATCGGTGGAATCAATGGACTTCTGCATGTCAGCCAGATTAGTCATGACCGTGTTGCAGATATCTCGACAGTTCTGCAACCAGGGGATACCCTCAAG GTTATGATACTAAGCCATGACCGTGAAAGGGGCCGGGTTAGCCTTTCTACAAAGAAGCTTGAGCCAACACCTGGTGACATGATTCGTAACCCCAAGCTTGTTTTTGAGAAG GCCGATGAGATGGCACAGATATTCAGGCAGAGAATAGCTCAAGCAGAGGCAATGGCTCGGGCAGATATGTTGAGATTCCAGCCTGAG AGCGGATTGTCTCTCAGTTCCGAGGGCATCTTAGGGCCATTGTCATCAGACGAAGGACAATCATCGGACGAATAG